In Deltaproteobacteria bacterium HGW-Deltaproteobacteria-18, a single genomic region encodes these proteins:
- a CDS encoding pilus assembly protein PilZ, which translates to MHCLQHVRHSVSGAGHDHGGRPGHVVKEVVMNVPERAYARVETALKGHLRVLPTGRFTSLFACTQTGTMPQLSETAQSALPDGLAHYLRAMNEKLSAILSILTQQTLQEDFPVPVLIHDISGAGLRFSADSEFELGQGVEVVIALSNQPQTLAGAIGTILRAEENQGERVWAMEFKDMRDCEREKIIQFVVAKQREQLLERHLAPSS; encoded by the coding sequence ATGCACTGCCTGCAACATGTGCGTCACAGTGTGTCCGGTGCGGGCCATGATCATGGAGGTCGACCCGGACACGTGGTAAAGGAGGTAGTCATGAACGTTCCGGAACGTGCTTACGCCCGAGTCGAAACGGCCCTGAAAGGACATCTGCGCGTCCTGCCCACAGGCCGGTTCACCTCCCTTTTTGCCTGCACCCAGACGGGAACCATGCCGCAGCTCTCCGAGACCGCGCAGTCCGCGCTCCCTGACGGGCTGGCGCACTACCTGCGCGCCATGAACGAAAAACTGAGCGCCATCCTTTCGATCCTGACCCAGCAGACCCTGCAGGAAGACTTCCCCGTGCCAGTGCTCATCCACGACATCAGCGGCGCGGGTCTCAGATTCTCGGCGGACAGCGAATTCGAGCTTGGCCAGGGCGTGGAAGTGGTCATCGCGCTCAGCAACCAGCCCCAGACCCTGGCCGGAGCCATCGGGACCATCCTGAGGGCTGAAGAGAATCAGGGAGAGCGGGTCTGGGCCATGGAATTCAAGGACATGCGCGACTGCGAGCGCGAAAAGATCATTCAGTTCGTCGTGGCCAAGCAACGCGAACAACTCCTGGAGCGTCACCTCGCCCCCTCATCCTAA
- a CDS encoding diguanylate cyclase response regulator, producing MKDGKHFFLVTSDAKLEGSLRALWPEDEVKWTCFARGTSALEFLFSEPPDLLVVDEQLPDIAGVELVRLIKGENVYRQLPVVLCLASEDLAELQDFSTLEIDDFLVKPFSPSIAKGRLILAYHRSTRELDASPLTKLPGNTSIIHRIQDLIDRQEDFALAYIDLDHFKSFNDKYGFSRGDEVLLMTARVIVNSIRGFMGASTFVGHVGGDDFVFIVPPEKAESACQQVIDNFDSIVPHFYDQEDRTRGAIHSLDRKGKEQVFPLMAISIAVVLNRGGKLKHFGEASQIAMNLKKEAKKNPKSCYVMDKRAGA from the coding sequence ATGAAGGACGGCAAGCATTTTTTCCTGGTCACCTCCGACGCCAAGCTTGAAGGCAGCCTGCGCGCCCTGTGGCCCGAAGATGAGGTCAAGTGGACCTGCTTTGCCCGGGGCACGTCGGCGCTGGAGTTTCTTTTCAGCGAGCCCCCGGATCTTCTGGTCGTGGACGAACAGTTGCCGGACATTGCCGGGGTGGAGCTGGTCCGGCTGATCAAGGGCGAGAACGTCTATCGCCAGCTGCCCGTGGTCCTTTGCCTGGCCAGCGAGGATCTGGCCGAACTTCAGGATTTCAGCACGCTGGAGATCGATGATTTTCTGGTCAAGCCTTTTTCGCCGTCCATCGCCAAGGGGCGCCTGATCCTGGCCTATCACCGCTCCACCCGTGAACTCGACGCCAGCCCGCTGACCAAGCTGCCCGGCAACACGTCCATCATCCACAGAATTCAGGATCTCATAGACAGGCAGGAGGACTTCGCCCTGGCCTACATCGACCTGGATCATTTCAAGTCCTTCAACGACAAGTACGGCTTTTCGCGCGGGGACGAGGTGCTGCTCATGACCGCGCGGGTCATTGTCAATTCCATCCGCGGCTTCATGGGGGCGAGCACGTTCGTCGGACATGTGGGCGGGGATGATTTCGTCTTCATAGTGCCGCCGGAAAAGGCCGAGAGCGCCTGCCAGCAGGTCATCGACAATTTCGACTCCATCGTGCCCCATTTCTACGATCAGGAGGACCGCACGCGCGGGGCCATCCATTCCCTGGATCGCAAGGGCAAGGAACAGGTTTTTCCGCTTATGGCCATCTCCATCGCCGTGGTCCTGAACCGCGGCGGCAAGCTCAAGCATTTTGGCGAGGCTTCCCAGATCGCCATGAACCTGAAGAAGGAAGCCAAAAAGAACCCCAAGAGTTGCTATGTCATGGACAAACGGGCCGGCGCCTGA
- the lgt gene encoding prolipoprotein diacylglyceryl transferase — MFPTIIEIAPFILFGFTIGPFALHTYGLFVAAGFLLGIAWSMREARARGLNPDIVSDLGFYIILGAIIGARVLYVLINPAYFWNNPLEILMFWKGGLVFSGGAILATLFALSFMRVKKEDPWLWMDVLAPGIGLGEAVGRIGCLAAGCCYGAVCDLPWAITFFDPESLAPLHVPLHPTQLYHTLAGLACFAATLALKSRTRNTGQLMGIFLALFGSFRFIIELFRADYRGDFGPISVTQVIALGAVCLGLFIIQHRRRNVL; from the coding sequence GTGTTCCCGACAATAATTGAGATCGCGCCCTTCATCCTCTTCGGGTTCACCATCGGCCCCTTCGCGCTGCACACCTACGGCCTCTTTGTCGCCGCAGGATTTCTGCTGGGCATTGCCTGGTCCATGCGCGAGGCCCGGGCCCGCGGGCTGAATCCCGACATCGTTTCCGACCTCGGATTTTACATCATCCTCGGGGCCATCATTGGCGCACGCGTCCTGTATGTGCTCATCAACCCGGCCTATTTCTGGAACAACCCACTTGAAATACTGATGTTCTGGAAGGGAGGACTGGTCTTTTCCGGCGGGGCCATCCTGGCCACTCTTTTCGCACTTAGCTTCATGCGGGTCAAAAAAGAGGACCCCTGGCTGTGGATGGACGTTCTGGCCCCGGGCATCGGGTTGGGCGAAGCCGTGGGCCGCATCGGCTGTCTGGCAGCTGGATGCTGCTACGGAGCGGTCTGCGACCTGCCGTGGGCCATCACTTTTTTTGACCCCGAATCCCTTGCCCCCCTGCATGTCCCGCTGCATCCCACCCAACTCTATCACACCCTGGCGGGGCTGGCCTGTTTCGCCGCGACCCTGGCCCTCAAATCCCGGACACGGAACACGGGCCAGCTCATGGGTATTTTCTTGGCTCTTTTCGGATCGTTCCGGTTTATCATCGAACTCTTCCGCGCAGACTATCGCGGAGATTTCGGACCCATCAGCGTGACCCAGGTCATTGCCCTCGGGGCGGTGTGCCTTGGGCTTTTCATTATCCAGCACAGGAGACGCAATGTTCTTTAG
- the lspA gene encoding signal peptidase II produces the protein MPKVGSVPCKPDMRRRYRTIGLVAAIVFVLDQLTKLWIQQAIPVWEKGFTVIPGFFDIVHILNRGAAFGFLNRHDIDWQRPFFIVVSILAVGLIWALARSQEDDGPFYVYGLGLILGGALGNLLDRARLGVVVDFLDFYVGDMHWPAFNVADMGICIGAAALLVSFYQQRRRCVPDNN, from the coding sequence ATGCCTAAGGTCGGCAGCGTCCCCTGCAAACCCGACATGAGGCGGCGCTACCGGACCATCGGTCTGGTAGCGGCCATCGTCTTTGTCCTGGACCAGTTGACCAAGCTCTGGATCCAGCAGGCCATTCCGGTCTGGGAAAAGGGTTTCACGGTCATCCCCGGTTTTTTCGACATCGTGCACATCCTGAACCGGGGAGCGGCTTTCGGTTTTCTGAACCGCCACGACATCGACTGGCAGCGACCCTTCTTCATCGTGGTCTCGATCCTGGCCGTGGGTCTCATCTGGGCCCTGGCCAGGAGCCAGGAGGATGACGGACCGTTCTACGTCTACGGGCTGGGACTGATCCTGGGCGGCGCCCTGGGCAACCTGCTGGACCGCGCTAGGCTCGGGGTGGTGGTGGATTTTCTGGATTTCTACGTGGGGGACATGCACTGGCCGGCCTTCAACGTGGCCGACATGGGCATCTGTATCGGCGCTGCCGCGCTGCTCGTTTCCTTTTACCAGCAGAGGCGTCGCTGTGTTCCCGACAATAATTGA
- a CDS encoding (Fe-S)-binding protein, giving the protein MSTQEYSRIVSLRFPPKSSGQPMMYNLAKHFDLTFNILQANINPRREGHMILELSGTREHYRQGVTYLQEQGIKVTPVAHEISRNEESCMHCGLCTALCPSKALHLNLETRLVDFDQEKCTACNMCVTVCPVRAMIMEVDPDTW; this is encoded by the coding sequence ATGTCCACCCAAGAATACAGCCGCATCGTCAGCCTGCGCTTCCCTCCGAAGTCTTCGGGTCAGCCAATGATGTACAATCTGGCCAAACACTTCGACCTGACCTTCAACATCCTGCAGGCGAACATCAACCCGCGCCGTGAAGGGCACATGATCCTTGAGCTTTCGGGGACACGGGAACACTACCGCCAGGGCGTGACCTATCTGCAGGAGCAGGGCATCAAGGTCACGCCGGTGGCCCACGAGATCTCACGCAACGAGGAGTCGTGCATGCACTGCGGTCTGTGCACTGCCCTGTGCCCTTCAAAGGCGCTGCACCTCAATCTCGAGACCCGGCTGGTCGATTTCGACCAGGAAAAATGCACTGCCTGCAACATGTGCGTCACAGTGTGTCCGGTGCGGGCCATGATCATGGAGGTCGACCCGGACACGTGGTAA
- the ygbF gene encoding tol-pal system protein YbgF, whose amino-acid sequence MTNQSLTFAVETSQTKTAPIREVRMSSFHLGRKILVTGALAALLGTIPACVTTSDFDRLRSQVYSQEQERIKQQDRIAQLEAELARSQPAQANNWAEVNTLRSQLAALTGQVDDLQRTQQMQQEAAGGMVTVDSLNSRVVDLERKTLFMATQLGIVFDEMPPLPPAQSVPNGSFPGTMTSPSQEPEVPGDASQPMTQPAPPVTSAPQAQPETQPQAEVPGQELYQQALESFYAMKYKEAQTTWAEFVKGFPKDPLVPNAIFWQGECFFQMQDYANAVLTYQKVIEDHSKSNKYTAALLKQGISFFKLKKDQAGRLVLEDLIKKHPESAEAKRAQAYLKSGN is encoded by the coding sequence ATGACAAACCAGTCTCTAACCTTCGCGGTCGAGACCAGTCAGACGAAAACAGCACCCATTAGAGAGGTTCGCATGTCTTCTTTTCACCTTGGCAGGAAAATTCTGGTCACCGGAGCCCTGGCTGCTCTGCTGGGCACAATTCCGGCCTGCGTCACCACCTCGGATTTCGATCGCCTACGCAGTCAGGTCTATTCGCAGGAGCAGGAGCGCATCAAGCAGCAGGACCGCATCGCCCAGCTCGAAGCGGAACTGGCGCGCAGCCAGCCGGCCCAGGCCAACAACTGGGCGGAAGTGAACACTTTGCGCAGTCAGCTCGCGGCCCTGACCGGTCAGGTCGACGACCTGCAAAGGACCCAGCAAATGCAGCAGGAGGCAGCCGGAGGGATGGTGACCGTGGACTCGCTCAATTCCAGGGTCGTAGATCTTGAACGCAAGACGCTCTTCATGGCCACCCAGCTTGGCATCGTCTTTGACGAGATGCCTCCCCTGCCCCCGGCCCAGTCCGTGCCCAACGGCAGCTTCCCGGGGACCATGACCTCCCCGAGTCAGGAACCCGAAGTCCCTGGCGACGCCTCCCAGCCCATGACCCAGCCTGCGCCTCCGGTCACGAGCGCCCCCCAGGCCCAACCCGAAACCCAGCCGCAGGCCGAAGTCCCGGGGCAGGAGCTTTACCAGCAGGCCCTGGAGAGTTTTTATGCCATGAAGTATAAGGAGGCCCAGACCACCTGGGCCGAGTTCGTCAAGGGCTTCCCCAAGGATCCCCTCGTGCCCAACGCCATCTTCTGGCAGGGCGAATGTTTCTTCCAGATGCAGGACTACGCCAACGCGGTCCTGACCTACCAGAAGGTCATCGAGGATCACAGCAAGTCCAACAAGTACACGGCCGCCCTTCTCAAGCAGGGCATCTCCTTCTTCAAGCTCAAAAAGGACCAGGCCGGCAGGCTGGTGCTTGAAGACCTGATCAAGAAACACCCCGAGTCCGCCGAGGCCAAGCGCGCCCAGGCCTACTTGAAGAGCGGCAACTAG